The following nucleotide sequence is from Acaryochloris thomasi RCC1774.
AAAAGAGAGTTTATCGCTGAGGTTTGTGCGTATGGTGCGTAATTTTGCTGAAAATCGCTGAAAAATTAGGGGGTTGCATCCCTTCAGAATGCTCACTAAGTTGGGCAGCAAGTCAGGCCCGATGTGATCACTGCCCACCTATTGAATCGTGATTCATGAAAGCAAGTGAGCTGCTGCAGCTTTATCAAGAGGGTGAACGCAATTTTGCAGGCGCAAATCTGCGGGGACAGTCGTTTGAGGGGAAAGACCTCTCGGGCGCAGACTTTACAGGCGCTGATATTCGGGGGACCAATTTCAGCCATACGACATTGATCAGTGCCAACTTCAGTAGAGCTGAGGCGGGGCTGCAGCGAAGGGGGGCCGTAGTACTCCTATTGCTTGTATGGCTTTTCGCAGCTGTCTCAGGCTTCTTTGCAGCATTTAATGGATATTTTGTGTCTTTAACTTTCAATACAGGTGATCCAGCTAGCTTTGTCGCGGGTTGGGTGGCACTCATTACCCAGTTAGCTTTTTTAGCTATTTTTCTCTGTAGAGGCGTCACTGTTGCTATCGCGGTCACTGTTATTGGAGCGGTCGCTGGAGCAGTTGCGATAGCCGTTGCTTTTGTTGGAGCCGTTGCTGTTGCTTTCGCTGTTGCTGGAGCTGTTGTTGTCGTTGGAGCTTTTGTTGGAGCTGTTGCTGTTGCTGTTGCTGGAGCTGGAGCGGTCGTTGGAGCTGTTGCTGTTGCTGTTGCTGTTGGTGGGGCTGGGGCTGGAGCGGTTGCTGGGATTGGGGCTGGAGCAGTCGCTGGAGCGGTCGCTGCGGCCAACATACTTATCAGCTCATATATTGGTTGGCGTGCGCTAGCAGGTGATCCTAAATACTTACAAATTAGATCGGTAGCCATTTCCGTAGCGGCGTGGGGTGGGACCAGTTTTCGAGGTGCAGACCTAACCCATGCGAACTTCAACCAGGCGCATCTCAAAAGTGTCGATCTGAGAAAAGCCAAATTAGTTCGCACCTCTTGGTTACACACCCGTCGGCTAGATCGGGTTCGGCCTGGTGATTCCTTCCTAGATAATGCCCAAGTTCGCAGCCTAGTTCAAACCGGCCAAGGTCAAGGTTTAGAGTTCATCCATCAGAATTTACGTGGCATCAATTTGGCCACTGCAGATCTAGAAAATGCAAATTTCAGAGCAGCAGATCTTAGTGAGGCGACGTTAGCAGGGGCAGATCTGACAAGCGCAAGCCTGGTGCAAACCCAGCTTGACAAAACCGATTTAACAGGGTGCACCCTCACAGGAGCCACGATCGAAGGCTGGGGGATCACGGGTAACACTAATCTGCAGGGGGTTCGCTGCGAGTACATCTTCATGCGCTGGGTCAAGCCCGGTGCCTCCAATCCCAATCCGCGTCGCAAACCTGATAACTATGAAGAGAACTTCGCTGACAAAGAGTTTGGTTACTTCATTAAGCCTATTGTCGATACCCTAGACCTCTATCACAACCAGAACGTCAATTCCCGTGCCATCGCTATTGCTTTCAAACAACTGGCTGAGACCCATCCCGAAGCTGAACTCGAAATTGCCGCGATGGAAAAGCGGGGCCAAGATAAGTTCCTACTCAAAGCAAGAACGGCTCAGCAGGCTAACCACTCAGAACTGAGTCAGGAGTACTTTGAAGCCTATAACCAAGCCAGGGCCTTGACTCATAAGGATGCACAGCAGCTTCTTGCAGCAGAAAAAGATGCTCGGATCCGTGACCTAAAAAACTGTTTTGATATGGCGCTCAAGCGCCCCAGTTTCTATGCCGAAAACTATCAACAACACGGAGACCTTATGGCTGAGAACAGCGGCCCCAACATCAATGCAGGCAACAACATCGGCGATGTCACAGGCGTGGCTAGTGGCGATATCAGCGGCGTCATTAACCTGGGCAACATTCAAGGCGACATCAACAACGCAATTCAGCAGCTTCCTGAACGAAGTGACGCCACCCAACCCGACCTCAAAGATCTTCTCAGCCAGTTACAGACCGCCATTGTAAACGAATCTGAACTAGATGAGGCCGAGAAAGCCGCCACCCTTGATCAGGTGAAAAAGCTAGCCGAAGCAGGGCAAGCTCCCGAAGCAGGCTCGATGAAGAAACTGGCAAACAAAGCCACCCAAATTTTCAAGGGTACCGCCGCTGGTCTGACTGAAGGCGCAAAACTGGCAACAGTCTGGGAAGCAGTCGGCCCAGTGATCATGACATTCTTCGGATTACTCTAGCCCTAAAAAGAAGCACACTTGAAGGATGATTGAGAATTCCAATATAGCCCCGCATTCGCCCCACGTGTGGCTAAGCGCTCACGTCGAAGCCCAGCCACCCAATTCTGGGGGGAGATCGCCTACTTTTCAATCAACCCCAAAGTTATTATGACTCTTTGTGTGCGCTCTAATCTCCAAATCCTCCACTGGGAAGGGCTTGAGGAAGGTAATTCAGATTTTAAAGCAACCTCTTACAATAGAAATCTAGAGCAACAACAAGCATGAAGGCAGCTTCAATCCTGTCCTATGGTTCAGACACCCACTCGACCCGTCACCCTAGAAAACTTTTTGCAGCAGCCCGAAACCAAGCCTGCAAGTGAATACATCGACGGTCAAGTTATCCAAAAGCCCATGCCTCAAGGTGAACACAGTACGCTGCAGCGGGTTTTGACGCGCGATATAGATAATGCGCTCAGTCCGTCAAAAGTTGCCCATGCCTACCCCGAACTCCGATGTACCTTTGGTGGGCGATCGCTGGTTCCTGACGTTTCAGTCTTTTGCTGGGGCCGTATTCCCCGGCAGCCCAATGGCCGCGTTGCCAATCGCTTTGAACTGCCGCCTGACTGGACGATTGAAATTCTATCTCCCGGCCAAAAACATACGAAGGTGCTGCTCAATATTTTGCATTGCCTAGAGCACGGCACCGAGATGGGCTGGATGATCGATTCTGAGGAATCCTGTGTCTTTGTCTATCAACCAAACCAAACACCACGATTTTTTGATCAGCCAGAGATGGCACTGCCCGTCCCTGACTTTGCCACTCCAGTTGAACTCACGGTCCAACAGCTCTTTGATTGGCTCACAGATTGACGAGACCCATACGGTACCGAAACCTTGCCTCGCTACCTGCGTCATCTGTACTAATGCAATTCCCAATGTTGTGGAGCAATCGAATGCAAAGGTACTTGTACTCTCTATGGCTCATGCCCATCAGTGGTGGCCTAATCGCAGTTGGCCTAATTTTGTTTGGGCAGGAAGCGATCGCAACCCGTGATCCCAGCCTTCACCCCAGCCGCACAGTCTCTCAAGTTACAGAGACCTCTGAAGACAATGAAGAGGGCTTCCAGCTCACTCAACCGTCTGGAGAATCGGAGATCGCGCTTGCTCAGCATCTTAAGGCACAGGGAGCCAAACTGTATGGGGCTTACTGGGCACCTCACGTATACGATCAGCTCGAACTCTTTGGAGCAGAAGCATTTGAGTCTCTGCCCTACATCGAATGTGCGGAAAAGGTTGAGGGGACAAGAGGAGGGAGTCTGACTTCGCAATGCCAAACCGCCTTTACAGAGATTGAGCAAAAATCGGGATTTAAGGCGGGATTCCCGACTTGGGTCATTAAGGGTAAAGCTTACTCAGGACGCACACCTTTAGCTGAACTGGCAAAATACTCTGACTACCAAGGGCCGAGCAACTTTGAGAATTCCCTGCCTGACCCGAAAAACTTCCGTCCTGGTGATCGAAAGCAGATTCTCGAAGATATCCTGAAGCCGCTCCAGCCTCGAGACGTTTTGAGCTGACTGTTGAGAGACATTCTTTGTATTCGCTCACCCCAGTTGCGATCTCGGTGATTTATCTCTCCCCCCTTTTGAGCCATCCGAATTAATGGGAGGATAGAAACATAACTTGCCCTCATGAATTGTGATGTCTATGACCCATTGCATTTATATGAGGGCTTGGGCGCAGACTTCACAGGACGGTAATCTTCATGAGCATTAATGTCGGGACGTTTCCCATTGATTTAGGAGCCTATAAGGCCGTCAAGCTTGATCCAAGTGTCAGTACTCTCACCGATGAGCAAAGAGAGGCACTCAAATTTAATATTCAGCTCTGCCGGGATGCGCTGATTTTCTTCACAGCGACGGGTGCAGCGAGAGGTGTTGGTGGGCATACGGGTGGTCCCTATGACACGGTACCCGAGGTGATGATCCTTGATGCTTTATTCAAGAGTCAGCCTGATGACTACGTACCCATCTTTTTTGATGAAGCAGGGCACCGAGTCGGAACGCAGTATCTAATGGCAACGTTGGATGGCGATCTACCGGCAGAGCAGTTGATGCAGTATCGTGCGGCCAATTCTACATTGCCAGGTCACCCTGAGCTGGGTCTGACGCCGGGGGTTAAGTTTAGCTCTGGTCGCTTGGGACATATGTGGCCCTACGTGAATGGGGTTGCGATCGCAAATCCTGGCAAAGCCGTCTTCTGTCTCGGCTCTGATGGTGCTCAACAAGAAGGCGACGATGCAGAGGCCGCTCGTCTGGCCGTTGGGCAATATATCAACGTCAAGCTACTCATCGATGACAACGATGTCACCATCGCAGGTAACCCCTCTGAGTATCTGCCTGGCTTTAGCGTCAAGAAAACGTTAGAAGGGCACGGTCTCACAGTTTTTGAAGGTGACGGTGAAGATATCGACAGCCTCTACGCCAACATCTGTAAGGCCATCAACACACCCGGGCCCGTTGCGGTGATCAATAAGCGTCCAATGTGTCCTGGGGTTGAAGGCTTAGAAGGCTCCAACCATGGTCACGACGTTGTTCCTGTAGATATTGCGCTCAAGTATCTGGAAGCGCGGGGCCATAGTAAAGCGGTCGAGTACCTGAAGAATATTGAGAAGCCCTCGAATACTTACAAGTTCATGGGTGCCTCCGATAAGCTGGGTTCGAACCGTAACGTTTTCGGTCAGGCTGTGGTCGAAGTGTTGGGCAAAATGGGTGAAGAGGAGCGCAAAAAGAGTGTCCTTGTCGTTGATAGCGATCTTGAAGGCTCCTGTGGTTTGCAGCATATCCGGGGCGCGCATCCAGAAATTTTCATCAGCGGCGGCATTCAGGAACGGGGAAACCTCTCGGCTGCGGCTGGTTTCGGCATGGAAGAGGGTAAGCAAGGTATCTTTGCCACCTTCAGCGCCTTTTTAGAGATGTGTATCTCTGAGATCACGATGGCGCGGCTGAACCGCTCTAATCTGCTCTGTCACTTCTCCCATGCAGGAATTGACGATATGGCGGACAATACCTGCCACTTCGGCATCAACAATATGTTTGCCGATAATGGTTTGGATGACGGCTATGAAACGCGGCTGTTCTTCCCAGCAGATGCGAATCAGATGACGGCCTGCGTGAAGTCGGTCTTCAACAATAAGGGCTTGCGATTTATTTTCTCGACTCGCTCTAAGGTGCCGATGCTCTTGGATGGCGACGGCAACGAAATGTTTGGTGGCAACTACACCTTCACGCCAGGGAAAGATGATGTCGTTCGTGAAGGAAAAGCGGGCTACATTATTGCTTTTGGTGATGCCGTGTATCGAGCTTTGGATGCGGTAGAGCGTTTGAAGCAAGAGGGCATTGAGGTGGGTTTGATCAATAAATCTACGTTGAATGTGGTTGACGAAGATGCGATCGCAAAAGTAGGCGCTTCCCCCTTCGTCCTTGTGGTGGAACCCTTCAACCGTCGAACAGGACTGGGCAGCCGTTTTGGTTCCTGGTTGCTAGAGCGCGGTCTAACGCCTAAGTTTGCCTACCTTGGCACCCACGAAGAAGGCTGCGGTGGTCTTTGGGAGCAGTATCCTCACCAAGGTATTGATCCGGCTGGCATCATGGCTAAGGTCAAGGAACTCACTGCATAACATCTGTTCTAACGGAGCATAGGATCAACCCTGCGGCTGATCTTTATCTAAGCCCAGCAAAATGGGGCAGTCCTATGCTCAAGCTCACAAACTTCCTTTGCGCTGTGAATAATTTCTGTGAGGCTTTTGTGCTCTTAAGGTGATGGGTACACCACTCGAAATCGCTCACACACTAAAAGCATTTCAGGGCCAGGGCTTTTGCCAATTTTAGGTAAGACTCGCGAGAAATACTTCCAATGCTCCTGTCGCCAGGATTCTAGAGTCCGATCCTCTTCACCTTCGTCATAGGCAAACTGAGTATCCACTTCGCTGAAGGATCGAATATTGATCTCTACTGTTTCAATAATGCAGATAGGGGCACCTTCACCATTCAGAATGACCGTTTTTATCCCCATCATCTCATTGGGATCCGTTTGTTCCACCTCCCATTCCCAAAGAGAGGAACAGGTGGCCGTTTTCACGCCATCTAGAACCAGTTGACCAAGGTCATTCGCGAGCTGGGCTGTATCGCCAAATTGATCAACGAGGTAGGCTGCGTCCGGTTCGGTACCGGCTGGCAGGGCTTTGAGATAGCGATGCCAGCATTGTTCGATCTGTCTCTTGTTCATAGCGATTCTTCGGTGACCAATGATGTTGGAGAAAGGCTCCTGCTTCTGAGATCGCAACTCTCCCCTCCTCCAACATGGGTGCAAACAACTGAAAGCAGTGAATCATGTCTTGCCAAACCTTGAGTTCTACGGCAACGTTGGCCAATGCCGCCTGATGGGCAAGCCGCAGAGCGTCGCCGAGTAAAATCTCTGCTGCCCCGACGTGAATCAGAAGCGGCGGTAGGCCAGATAGATCAGCATAGATCGGTGAGATCAGAGGGTCCTTCACGTTCTCATGGGGAGCATACCAAGCAGTAAGAGTATCCA
It contains:
- a CDS encoding pentapeptide repeat-containing protein gives rise to the protein MKASELLQLYQEGERNFAGANLRGQSFEGKDLSGADFTGADIRGTNFSHTTLISANFSRAEAGLQRRGAVVLLLLVWLFAAVSGFFAAFNGYFVSLTFNTGDPASFVAGWVALITQLAFLAIFLCRGVTVAIAVTVIGAVAGAVAIAVAFVGAVAVAFAVAGAVVVVGAFVGAVAVAVAGAGAVVGAVAVAVAVGGAGAGAVAGIGAGAVAGAVAAANILISSYIGWRALAGDPKYLQIRSVAISVAAWGGTSFRGADLTHANFNQAHLKSVDLRKAKLVRTSWLHTRRLDRVRPGDSFLDNAQVRSLVQTGQGQGLEFIHQNLRGINLATADLENANFRAADLSEATLAGADLTSASLVQTQLDKTDLTGCTLTGATIEGWGITGNTNLQGVRCEYIFMRWVKPGASNPNPRRKPDNYEENFADKEFGYFIKPIVDTLDLYHNQNVNSRAIAIAFKQLAETHPEAELEIAAMEKRGQDKFLLKARTAQQANHSELSQEYFEAYNQARALTHKDAQQLLAAEKDARIRDLKNCFDMALKRPSFYAENYQQHGDLMAENSGPNINAGNNIGDVTGVASGDISGVINLGNIQGDINNAIQQLPERSDATQPDLKDLLSQLQTAIVNESELDEAEKAATLDQVKKLAEAGQAPEAGSMKKLANKATQIFKGTAAGLTEGAKLATVWEAVGPVIMTFFGLL
- a CDS encoding transketolase C-terminal domain-containing protein, coding for MSINVGTFPIDLGAYKAVKLDPSVSTLTDEQREALKFNIQLCRDALIFFTATGAARGVGGHTGGPYDTVPEVMILDALFKSQPDDYVPIFFDEAGHRVGTQYLMATLDGDLPAEQLMQYRAANSTLPGHPELGLTPGVKFSSGRLGHMWPYVNGVAIANPGKAVFCLGSDGAQQEGDDAEAARLAVGQYINVKLLIDDNDVTIAGNPSEYLPGFSVKKTLEGHGLTVFEGDGEDIDSLYANICKAINTPGPVAVINKRPMCPGVEGLEGSNHGHDVVPVDIALKYLEARGHSKAVEYLKNIEKPSNTYKFMGASDKLGSNRNVFGQAVVEVLGKMGEEERKKSVLVVDSDLEGSCGLQHIRGAHPEIFISGGIQERGNLSAAAGFGMEEGKQGIFATFSAFLEMCISEITMARLNRSNLLCHFSHAGIDDMADNTCHFGINNMFADNGLDDGYETRLFFPADANQMTACVKSVFNNKGLRFIFSTRSKVPMLLDGDGNEMFGGNYTFTPGKDDVVREGKAGYIIAFGDAVYRALDAVERLKQEGIEVGLINKSTLNVVDEDAIAKVGASPFVLVVEPFNRRTGLGSRFGSWLLERGLTPKFAYLGTHEEGCGGLWEQYPHQGIDPAGIMAKVKELTA
- a CDS encoding ASCH domain-containing protein; this encodes MNKRQIEQCWHRYLKALPAGTEPDAAYLVDQFGDTAQLANDLGQLVLDGVKTATCSSLWEWEVEQTDPNEMMGIKTVILNGEGAPICIIETVEINIRSFSEVDTQFAYDEGEEDRTLESWRQEHWKYFSRVLPKIGKSPGPEMLLVCERFRVVYPSP
- a CDS encoding Uma2 family endonuclease, whose protein sequence is MVQTPTRPVTLENFLQQPETKPASEYIDGQVIQKPMPQGEHSTLQRVLTRDIDNALSPSKVAHAYPELRCTFGGRSLVPDVSVFCWGRIPRQPNGRVANRFELPPDWTIEILSPGQKHTKVLLNILHCLEHGTEMGWMIDSEESCVFVYQPNQTPRFFDQPEMALPVPDFATPVELTVQQLFDWLTD